TACGGGAAGCAATCATTAAATTACTCATTTCCCTGACAAGATTAACATTCGGTTTCTTTACATATCCATTCTCATCAGCATCAGGATTATCCGGTTCATAAACAAGTTTAAAAGGCTCTTTCTGCTGTTTCACCTGCTGTGCATTGACTGCAAATTCTACATTAGCAGCACGCTTGCGAAGCACGTCCACAGGCCCTGTACCGCGGATAACATCACTGCCGTTTCTTCTGGAAAGCTCTGTCATAAGCAAATTTCCAAATCCGCCGCTCTGACCCTGTGATACATTAAAACGTACACGCCTCGGTACATAAGGGCCCCCGTTTTTCGTCTTTGTTGTTTCAACATTTGCAATATTTTTAGAAGTTGCTTCAATCAGATTTCTCTGTGCCGAAAGGCCTGAGCCGCTTATTCTGAATATTGAAAACATTCTGCCGAAACTCATTGTTAATCTCCTGTTCTACACTGCAGCAGAGTATTAAAATCTGCCTCTTATACTTCCTTTTAATGCCTGGAATGTTCCACTCACAATTTTTGCTGCACTTGCATAGAGAATTTGGTTTTCTGCTGAAAGTGCCATCTCTTTTTCTATGTCCGGATTTTCATTATCCACTTTCACAACTGCACTCTGCGAAGCATTCGATCCCAGAGGGATATGCCTTTTGTCTTCCAGTAAACCGTTAATTGAACTGCTTCCCTTTGCTTTTTCAAGGCTTGCTTTAAAAT
The window above is part of the bacterium genome. Proteins encoded here:
- the flgC gene encoding flagellar basal body rod protein FlgC yields the protein MFSIFRISGSGLSAQRNLIEATSKNIANVETTKTKNGGPYVPRRVRFNVSQGQSGGFGNLLMTELSRRNGSDVIRGTGPVDVLRKRAANVEFAVNAQQVKQQKEPFKLVYEPDNPDADENGYVKKPNVNLVREMSNLMIASRTYEANISVMNGAKAMMKKALEI
- the flgB gene encoding flagellar basal body rod protein FlgB, giving the protein MVNKIFSKTAIPVMKRVLDIASDRQKVIASNIANAATPGYKRREVDFKASLEKAKGSSSINGLLEDKRHIPLGSNASQSAVVKVDNENPDIEKEMALSAENQILYASAAKIVSGTFQALKGSIRGRF